The Branchiostoma floridae strain S238N-H82 chromosome 17, Bfl_VNyyK, whole genome shotgun sequence genome has a window encoding:
- the LOC118404187 gene encoding uncharacterized protein LOC118404187 translates to MAARGPIVLLLNDEYGTSKGGVSTINLQAGQMLKDKAVVYSTVLQLEVPKRDQEAADRDGVQLIKPHQRKGDKTEPSINWLSFQYLTYYPKSDSKLPQHVEVVSKLPPHVDVIVGHADITDTAAKNIKDEYYREADLIMITHVLPEDTEYYKGGRKAMKAWEKERDMLDKVDKAKAAFSVGPRIFDHYDTKYKGEKKPQDHYIFLPKPSELFLAKNVRPGGGQKVVLSIGRVRKVEKQKGHDLTAQSMGDVKRRIPNVKWDARGISEDDWETSKKILEDNLNSPDLNPNLMCYGTQEDILNDMMTAHMVLMPSRSEPFGLVGLEAIAAGIPVLISNQTGLAGMILDLIKQGKLSAEHRSVIVETSVNDSDRAGDVKRWADRIVDVLTYSDSEFEKAARLKQQLVASKYWEESHRTFLQACGIPA, encoded by the exons ATGGCAGCCAGAG GACCAATAGTTTTGTTGCTCAACGACGAGTATGGGACATCTAAGGGGGGAGTCTCTACCATCAACCTCCAGGCGGGCCAAATGCTGAAAGACAAGGCAGTCGTGTACAGCACAGTCCTGCAGCTGGAAGTGCCGAAACGAGACCAGGAGGCTGCAGACAGAGATGGCGTCCAGCTGATCAAGCCCCACCAACGAAAAGGGGACAAGACAGAGCCCTCCATAAACTGGCTGAGCTTTCAATACCTGACCTACTACCCGAAGTCGGATTCGAAGCTACCGCAACATGTTGAAGTCGTCTCGAAGCTACCGCCACATGTTGATGTCATCGTCGGCCACGCTGACATCACAGATACGGCGGCAAAAAACATCAAGGATGAGTACTACAGGGAGGCAGACCTGATCATGATCACTCACGTCTTGCCGGAGGACACCGAGTACTACAAGGGAGGTCGGAAGGCCATGAAGGCTTGGGAGAAAGAAAGGGATATGCTTGATAAAGTCGACAAAGCAAAGGCAGCTTTCTCCGTGGGTCCACGGATCTTCGACCACTACGACACTAAGTACAAAGGAGAGAAGAAACCACAGGATCACTACATCTTCCTCCCGAAGCCATCCGAGTTGTTCCTGGCCAAAAACGTGAGACCCGGAGGAGGGCAAAAGGTCGTCCTGTCCATCGGCAGGGTGAGGAAAGTGGAGAAGCAAAAAGGTCATGACCTCACGGCGCAGTCTATGGGAGATGTGAAAAGGAGGATCCCAAACGTAAAGTGGGATGCCCGCGGCATCAGCGAGGATGATTGGGAGACGAGCAAGAAGATCCTGGAGGACAACCTGAACAGCCCCGATCTCAACCCCAACCTGATGTGCTACGGGACCCAGGAGGATATCCTGAATGACATGATGACAGCCCACATGGTGCTGATGCCGTCCCGCTCCGAGCCGTTCGGACTGGTCGGCCTGGAGGCCATCGCGGCGGGCATCCCCGTCCTCATCTCCAACCAGACCGGCCTGGCAGGGATGATCCTCGACCTGATCAAACAGGGGAAGCTCAGCGCAGAGCACAGGAGCGTCATCGTGGAGACCAGCGTGAACGACTCCGACCGAGCCGGAGATGTGAAGAGGTGGGCAGACAGGATCGTGGACGTCCTCACCTACAGCGACTCGGAGTTCGAGAAAGCTGCCAGGCTGAAGCAGCAGCTCGTGGCCTCCAAGTACTGGGAGGAATCCCACCGCACCTTCCTGCAGGCCTGCGGCATCCCGGCTTGA